Proteins encoded in a region of the Clostridia bacterium genome:
- a CDS encoding sugar phosphate isomerase/epimerase family protein: KARELRKYADSLGIVCNQAHAPFPTVKPGDDEFNKYIFSKIVRAIEVASILGAKTIIVHPWNYYNAEQNAELYQQFLPYIKDLGMKIALENMWNWEKGAPYAKSAACSHHDDFLRHLSLLDDKYFTACLDLGHAEIKGLDTSAVEMINALKDRLTNLHIHDNDLCHDLHQLPYAGSIDFKKILDALKQNNYQGDITFEADRYIRKYPLELYPQATKLMVEIGKYFRSYLDD, encoded by the coding sequence AAAGCTCGTGAATTAAGAAAATATGCTGACAGTCTGGGTATTGTATGCAATCAGGCGCATGCACCTTTTCCTACGGTAAAACCTGGAGATGATGAATTTAATAAATATATTTTTTCAAAAATCGTAAGAGCAATAGAAGTTGCAAGTATTTTGGGTGCAAAAACAATTATAGTTCATCCTTGGAACTACTATAATGCAGAACAAAACGCTGAGCTTTATCAGCAATTTTTGCCTTATATAAAAGACTTGGGCATGAAAATTGCCTTAGAAAATATGTGGAATTGGGAAAAAGGTGCACCATATGCAAAATCTGCTGCTTGTTCACATCATGATGATTTTTTGAGACATTTGTCACTTTTAGATGACAAATATTTTACTGCGTGCCTTGATTTAGGACACGCAGAGATTAAAGGACTTGATACTAGCGCCGTTGAAATGATAAATGCACTAAAAGACAGATTGACCAATTTGCATATACACGATAACGACTTGTGTCATGATCTTCATCAATTGCCTTATGCAGGCAGCATCGATTTTAAAAAGATTTTAGATGCATTAAAACAAAACAATTATCAAGGCGATATAACATTTGAAGCCGATAGATATATAAGAAAATATCCGTTGGAATTATATCCTCAAGCAACTAAGCTAATGGTGGAAATAGGTAAGTATTTTAGAAGCTATCTAGATGATTAA